A region from the Benincasa hispida cultivar B227 chromosome 12, ASM972705v1, whole genome shotgun sequence genome encodes:
- the LOC120067110 gene encoding gluconokinase, with translation MAIVLMGVCGSGKSTIGEMLGKALDFTFLDADDFHPISNKEKMSKGIPLSDEDRIPWLEKIRDTLRENITCRRSVVLGCSALQKHYREILRSSDQNYEKMETMKCVVKFVLLDAPAEVIASRLEKRAKEGNHFMPSTLLKSQLDLLQIDDSEGIIKVDATLTPQAIVSNIIMLVFGSLVLTNNEKS, from the exons ATGGCGATCGTGCTCATGGGCGTCTGCGGTTCTGGAAAATC TACTATTGGTGAGATGCTGGGCAAGGCCTTGGATTTCACTTTTCTTGATGCCGATGATTTTCATCCAATCTCTAACAAGG AAAAAATGTCGAAAGGAATCCCTCTCTCGGACGAAGATCGGATACCATGGCTCGAGAAGATTCGAGATACCTTGAGAGAAAACATAACATGTAGAAGAAGTGTAGTTCTTGGTTGTTCAGCTCTACAAAAACACTATAGAGAGATTCTGAGATCAAGTGatcaaaattatgaaaaaatggAAACAATGAAATGTGTGGTGAAGTTTGTTCTATTGGATGCTCCAGCTGAAGTGATTGCTTCAAGATTAGAGAAAAGAGCCAAAGAAGGGAACCATTTCATGCCTTCAACTCTTTTGAAATCCCAATTGGATTTGTTGCAAATTGATGATAGTGAAGGTATTATAAAAGTTGATGCTACTCTTACTCCACAAGCAATTGTTAGTAATATTATTATGTTGGTTTTTGGATCTTTGGTTTTAACTAACAATGAGAAATCATAG
- the LOC120067423 gene encoding boron transporter 4-like, with protein sequence MGKIPPSYIFAALLPAVMIAGLYFFDHSVASQLAQQKEFNLKNPSAYHYDILLLGFMTLLCGLLGLPPSNGVLPQSPMHTKSLAVLKRQLIRKKMVESAQKSIKKKATNSEIYVQMQDMFIEMDGSPAASPLEMDVVVKELEDLKEAVMKENNNKENENEEEKFGHLEKHIDCYLPVRVNEQRVSNLLQSVLVAALIFAIPLVKSIPTSVLWGYFAYMAIDSLPGNQFWERILLLFVMPSRRYK encoded by the exons ATGGGGAAAATCCCTCCTTCATACATTTTTGCAGCTCTTCTTCCTGCTGTGATGATTGCAGGGCTTTACTTTTTTGATCATAGTGTTGCTTCTCAATTGGCACAACAAAAGGAGTTTAATCTTAAGAACCCTTCAGCATATCACTATGACATCTTGTTGCTTGGATTTATG ACTTTACTTTGTGGATTACTTGGGCTTCCTCCCTCAAATGGGGTTTTACCACAATCTCCAATGCATACTAAAAGCCTTGCAGTTCTTAAGAGGCAG TTGATAAGAAAAAAGATGGTTGAAAGTGCTCAGAAAAGCATAAAAAAGAAAGCTACCAACTCAGAAATCTATGTCCAAATGCAAGATATGTTCATAGAAATGGATGGTAGCCCAGCTGCTAGTCCACTAGAG ATGGATGTAGTGGTGAAAGAACTAGAAGATTTAAAAGAGGCAGTtatgaaagaaaataacaacaaagaaaatgaaaatgaagaagagaaatttGGTCATCTTGAGAAGCACATTGATTGTTATCTTCCAGTTAGAGTAAATGAGCAAAGAGTGAGCAATCTGCTACAATCAGTCCTAGTGGCTGCATTAATTTTTGCAATTCCATTGGTCAAGAGCATCCCAACTTCTGTGCTTTGGGGATATTTTGCTTATATGGCCATTGATAGTCTCCCTGGAAACCAATTTTGGGAAAGGATTTTGCTCCTCTTCGTCATGCCCAGTCGACGTTACAAGTAA